caaataaagggtgcgccccctctggatccgccgcTGCAacgtgatgattttttttttaatagatcatATTCTTTATTACGTTATGACTTCATGTACATTGAGATTATATATGCAGCTTCCCCTGCACATTTTCCTATTAAGAAAGTAAACATATTCAAGATTTCTGCCTGGTTGCCACACTTTTAAACTTTGCTTCTTAAATCAATCCCTGCAAACACTATCAAAACATTCCATGATAGAAATAACGAAATAAGAACGTACCCTTTGTTTCATTATCTTGCatgttaatttttctttgcaaagcTTTTTATATTAAATAGTTGCAGAAGCcgataaatgaaaatgaaaatgaatatgaatactTTATTTTTCTGTAATATTTAGTGTTTCgataaatttctttaaaaacacgGCAATAGATTTTGAATGTCATAAAATTAACGGTATCCCGTAAAACCGAGTCAGAATGTATTGTGCAGTGATTTGAAGAGGGATAAAATATCAATCTGCCCAATCTATGAGCTCAATACAGGCATACCAAGAATAGTAAGTAAATCTTCTgttcttcactttttttatattttagagCACTCTAATAATGCTGTAACAATCATAAGAGTCAGTTGAATGAATTGTGCTTATAGACGCAGTATTTCAAGAGATTAATCGCAAAACGAATCAACTCCTTTCTTGTGAATTTGAGATTTTGCAGTTAAAGCCAttataacaaagaaaatatgggaCATTGTTTATTATAACTTCAAACGTATTTCTTGTTATGCATAAGGCGGAGTATCTTTGGAAAGGCTTTATTTTGCTCAATCTCTATCTGGACTGACTTtaataaaatgtttaaaaatggctcTTAACTCCTTTTGCGATTgaactctttgtttgtttggtgtgttTCTTTTCCATGAACAAAACTAATTTTGGGATAGCTAATTTCCTCTCTGTGTATCCTTCGTAATTGTTTCTGTATATGCAGGTAGTTTATACAGTGAGATGACCATGTCGCGTTACTGCGGGTTCGTGTCGGAGTGCCCCAGGGAGTCGCTGGACAGAACGCCGTTTTGCAACCAGACGGAAGGGAAACTCACGTGTACTATATGTTGCAAGGAAAACCTATGCAATAACGGCGGAAAGGGCAAGCTACTGCGGCCTCCCCCGTGCCCGCCCGTGCCCGAGCCGCTGGTGAAGCGACTTGCCGAGAACGTCTGCGAGGTCGAGGAAGAGGAGCAGTCCTGCTCGACGTCGCTGTGGTGGACAGGTGGGTTGTGGCAGTGCGAGGTCAACGACCTGAGGTCGATAACCTCATCCATGTCCTGGTAACAAATTTGGAGTAGAAAGCCATTGTGAGCTGTGAGGAGGAGGGGGCGCTATACATGACAGACGtaaccaatgaaaaaaaaaagatataaagacATCTGGTAGTGTCTATAATGGTGGGACATTATATAAATGTCTATAGATGTATACATGATAAAATGTTCATAGGTGtatttctgaaaatgaaaaaaaaaaaacctgttagAATAATAAACATCCTGTACTCGATGATTTTAATGATGTTTTGCAGTTATCAATTCTTGTGTCAATGAATTGAAACTTTATatataagataaaaaaagatataagaTATAACGAAATTCTATTACATATTAAGGTCCCAGACAGCTTCGTAAAATAATCGTCTTCTGAAGTTATCTAAGTGAATTCTTGTCATTAGTAATTGAGGAAAGAAAGTATGCAAGTCGTGTTGCTATCCGTATCTGCATTCTATATTTTCTCCCGCTTCTCCAGAGGAAAGCACCGTGGTGAATGTGATGGCAATTTGCGAAGAATCCAACTCCACCGATGTTTCATACAGCCTTGTGGGCCACACAAACTCGTGTACGAACGATAATCAGAACGAAACTGGCATTTGCATCACGTGCTGTGCGGATGGCCTGTGCTCGAACGCGAAGAACCAATCAGCGACTGTTTTCCCCATCCTTCTATGCCTATTGGTCAGATGGCTGATGACGTCGTGACGGCACAAAGCGGGCAATATACTTTCTTATTGAGACCCTTATCCACCGATATATTATCGTTGTTTTACGAGACTGACTAAGCTATACAAAATGTTGACGCAGTgtaacattttctttcattttgcctTTGGATGACGAAGCACTATATTATAGTCTGTGAATACCTTTATGATATCGTGTACGGGAGAGTAGAGTATCGTGAAAAATATCTGTCATTCGAAGCAAGGAGGAAGTTTTATTTGGTGAGAAATGTAGATGACAGAAGCGATGAGACTTGAATCCCAATTTGAAGAGCAATATATTATCATAAAGAATATGACAGCCATAAGACATACCTCGTTTCGTCTTATGTTAGATATTCGTCAGCGGAAAATGAGACGATTATACATTTCACTTCCCTTTACAAATGTATTCTGTGAAAGAGAGCACTCTGATTTTTTCAGGTGCTGTTTCACCTAATCATAGAGCTGCTTATGTGTGAATCTTGAAAGGAATTTCATTATTGAAATCAGTCCCAAGTGGTGGCTGAATAAAAAAGACTAAGAAGGCAAACCCAGAACGAGATAAATCTGTGTTAAAGACCGTTTGCTGCCACCAACGTTGAGAATCCTCGCTCATAAGAGGCAACATGTGAGGAAGAGAGTTATAAATAGAGGTTGAAGCTAGCAATCGCAATAGAGCCATCCTGCTGGATGACCCCCGGAAAGTAACCAATGGATGTATACACATGTAGGTCAATAAAAACGTGTATCTGTATTCCGAATCCCCGATCTCTCCCTTATCACAAAGACGATGCGTATAGAGGGGATGTGATGACGAAAATGAAACTATCAATTTCCACCTGTGTGTATATGTGATGACTCTTTGTGAATGTGTGGGGCTGGAAAATGGAAGTTAAGTCACGGGTGTGCCGGCGAGACTTTTAACGCCAACCAAACGTTAATTGTCCCCACAAATTTCCCCTTTAGATTTATTAAGTGACAGACCGAAGACCCacagttgttgtgttttgtgtttagtgTTGTTTTTGAAGGTTTGGCTATATTGGGTATAAGAGGTATGTTACGTTGTTAAATGGCATGTGAAGTAGTGAGAGTTCTTGCCCACTTCAAGATGGCGTTATATTGCGTATGGCAAGCCAGGTGTGCTCTCTCCCAAATCATTAGCAATATTGACAATCAGTAAAGCTAACGACTCTCATAATGCTATAGtgaatttgattattttattatcattgttattatcattattactttatGTATTATTAATATTGATATCAGTATCAGTATCAACATGGCAATATCCCTGTACAGCTGTTGAAGTTACTTAACTCACGAAATTGAATTATTGCTTTGATAAATTTGTACTTATTTTTCTAAAGGAGATCACTTACATCGTTTAACTCTTCAAAGATCACTTTAATCAATGCAAATTAATATTTTCTGGAGTCGCGCCATGTCTCGGATTTATGTAGATGTCGTTGGCTTTTTGCGGATACAGACCTTAAGAATAAATTCAATAGCCAATGTATTTAAACTTCAAGGCCGATGGTTATCAATGCAGTAATGTGTTGATTAAGccaaggaagaagaaaaaagaaaaatgattagatagacattattattattatcattttttttttttttggggggggggggcacacttTCTTAATTAGTATGACAGAGCACGCAGATGACACCACGATTTGTGTTCTGTCGTCTTTGGTGGATTCAACCCGTGGTATAGCACATCTTTGAGGGTTCTAAAACTGGCTGTCTTATGAGTGTATATCGCTGACGAATCGGCAATCAGAGGTCGTCATTATGGTAATGCTAATATACAGCTTTGATTTTGCTCGTATCAGAACGAAGTGCTgcaaatcataattattttgatttcattttggtaGCTATATTCTATGCGTTTGCATGTTGATACATGGAAGTGGATTGTTGCAGCTAAAACATTTTTGTCTGACATACAATGAATGTGAGAAGAAATTTGGAGTACTTTGAATCTATAACAGTCTAAGATTCAATGATTGATGTCACATGGTTAATTTCGCCTGTTATGACGTCATAAGCATTGTTTCTGACTCACGTGCAACATATGTAATTCAGATACTATATGCTATACttgacattttggtaaattCAGCGTTGGGTGAATTGAATATTACGATTTTGTGAATCGCAATGAAGTCAATGTGAGAAATATTAATATGTAAGTTTTGAATGTAATC
The DNA window shown above is from Diadema setosum chromosome 22, eeDiaSeto1, whole genome shotgun sequence and carries:
- the LOC140245111 gene encoding uncharacterized protein, which gives rise to MTMSRYCGFVSECPRESLDRTPFCNQTEGKLTCTICCKENLCNNGGKGKLLRPPPCPPVPEPLVKRLAENVCEVEEEEQSCSTSLWWTEESTVVNVMAICEESNSTDVSYSLVGHTNSCTNDNQNETGICITCCADGLCSNAKNQSATVFPILLCLLVRWLMTS